GCGCGGCGACTGGTTGCGGTGTTTCGACCGGCGCCGCGCGCGGGGCCGGCGGCGGGGCGTCTAATTCCGCCAGGCGGTCGACCGGTTCCTCCGAGAGCGCGCAATCGACTCCAGCCTCCAGATAGAAGGCGAGAAGCTCTCGGACGGTGGGTGCGGGCTCGGGGATCATTTGGAAAGTCAGACTATTAGTTCATCTTAAGGCGCCTTGCATCCCAGCGGAACGCATTTCCGTGGTTGTCCTACCCGGAAAAATCGGAAACAAGAGGGCGCAAATGACGAGGAACCGTCTCAAGGGCTGAGATCAGATGAGCACCGAAGAACTTCCCCCGCGCGAATCCATGGAATTCGACGTCGTCATCGTCGGCGCCGGCCCCTCGGGCCTGGCCGCGGCGATCCGGCTGAAGCAGATCAATGCCGATCTCAACGTCGTCGTGGTGGAGAAGGGCTCCGAGGTCGGTGCGCACATTCTCTCCGGCGCCGTGATCGATCCGGCCGGGCTCGACAAGCTGATCCCGGACTGGCGCGAAGATTCCGATTGCCCGTTGAAGACTGAGGTCAAGGATGACCGCTTCTACTGGATGACGACCGGCAGCGCGATCAAGCTGCCGAACTTCATCATGCCGCCGCTGATGGACAACCATCACTGCTATATCGGCTCGCTCGGGAACGTCTGCCGCTGGCTGGCGCGCAAGGCTGAGGCGCTCGGCGTCGAGATCTATCCGGGCTTTGCCGCCACCGAAGTGCTCTTTGACGAGCAAGGCGCGGTGAAGGGCATCGCCACCGGCGACATGGGCGTCGGTCGCGACGGCAAGCCGAAGGACTCCTTCACCCGTGGCATGGAGTTGCTCGGCAAGTACACGCTGTTCGCCGAGGGCGCACGCGGCAGCCTGACCAAGCAGCTCATCAACAAATTCGCGCTCGATGCCAAAAGCGAGCCGGCGAAGTTCGGCATCGGCCTCAAGGAAGTCTGGCAGATCGATCCCGCCAAGCACCAGAAGGGCATGATCCAGCATTCGTTCGGCTGGCCGCTCGACCTGAAGACCGGCGGTGGTTCGTTCCTCTATCATTACGACGACAATCTCGTCGCCGTCGGCTTCGTCGTGCATTTGAACTACGACGATCCGTATCTGTCGCCGTTCGACGAATTCCAGCGCTTCAAGACCCATCCGTCGATCCGCGGCACCTTCGAAGGTGCCAAGCGGTTGGCTTACGGCGCGCGCGCCATCACCGAAGGCGGCTACCAGTCGGTGCCGAAGCTGACTTTCCCCGGGGGCGCGCTGGTCGGTTGTGCGGCCGGCTTCGTCAACGTGCCGCGTATCAAGGGCGTCCACAATGCGATGGGCACCGGCATGTTGGCTGCCGAGCATGTCGCCGCCGCGCTCGCGGCCGATCGGGCCAATGACGAGATCATCGACTACGAGAACGCCTGGCGTTCGTCATCGGTCGGCAAGGATCTGTTCCTGGTCCGAAACGTCAAGCCGCTGTGGTCGAAGTTCGGCACCCTGCTCGGCGTCGCGCTCGGCGGCTTCGACATGTGGTTCAACACGCTGTTCGGCGCCTCGCTGTTCGGCACGCAGTCGCATGCCAAGCCCGACCGCGCCACGCTCGATCCGGCCAAGCAACACGCGCCGAAGAACTATCCGAAGCCGGACGGCAAGATCACCTTCGACAAGCTGTCCTCGGTGTTCCTGTCCAACACCAACCATGAGGAGGACCAGCCGGTCCATCTCAGGGTGGCCGACATGAACCTCCAGAAGATGTCCGAGCATGACGTCTTCGCCGGGCCGTCGAATCGCTATTGTCCGGCCGGCGTGTATGAGTGGGTCGAGGAGGGCGGCAGCCCGCGCTACCAGATCAACGCCCAGAACTGCGTCCACTGCAAAACCTGCGACGTGAAGGACCCCAACGGCAACATCACCTGGGTTCCTCCGGAAGGCGGCGGCGGCCCGAACTACGAGGCGATGTAACGGCGCGCTGGGTCACAAAGCGTGATCTGGCGCACGTTCGCGTGAGGATCCGGCCGTGGCCGCCCGCCGCGGCCACGATAAGGCCATAGTAGCAGCGTCTTGGGGCGCTGACTGCCGATTTGGGGCGTGCGGAGGGGACCGCGCGGTGCGAATCCTTGCGGTCAAGCGCCAAAAGCGGCATTGTCCCGACCCGACGGTTCCGGGTCCCGATGTCGCCGGCCGCGTTCGCGTGCGAGACGGCCTTTTGCTCCAAACCCAGGCACTACCAACTCAAGGCGAGCCCTGATGTTTTCAAATCGTTTCAACCGCTGGACTGCTGCTGCCATCGCCCTTGCCGGCTCCGCGATCGTGGCGGTCCCTGGCGCGGTGCTGGCGCAGACGCCGGATCATCCGGCCGATACGGCCGCGCAGTTTCCGACCCGAAACGATCTGAAGGCACTCACCACCGCCGGCAGCTATCTCGCCGCCCGCCACGCCAGCGTCGAGCGCGACGCGACCTCGGCCGCCGCCTTCTACCGCTCCGCGCTGCGGACCGACCCCAAGAACAACGAGCTGCTCGACCGCGCCTTCATCTCCTCGGTCGGCGATGGCGACATCGAGGAAGCGGTCAAGCTCGCCGAACGCATCCTCGCCATCGACAAGACCAATCGCGTCGCGCGCCTCGTGGTCGGCGTGCATGATCTCAAGCTGAAAAAATATCCGAGCGCGCAGAGCAACATCAACCAGTCGATTCGCGGGCCGATCACCGATCTCGTCGCGACGCTGCTGTCCGGCTGGGCCGCCTACGGTGCGGGTGATGCCAAGGGCGCGGTCGCGACCATCGACAAGCTGGCGGGCCCGGAATGGTATCCGCTGTTCAAGGACCTGCACGCCGGCATGATCCTCGAGAACGCCGGCAAGGAGAAGGATGCGGGCACCCGCTTCGAGCGCGCCTACAAGCTCGACGATTCCATGCTGCGCGTCAGCGAGGCCTATGCGCGCTGGCTGTCGCGCAACAAGGACGCCGCCTCGGCGACCGCGATCTATGAGGCCTTCGACAAGAAGCTCGCCCGCCATCCGCTGATCGTGGAAGGGCTGCGTGAGACCAAGGCCGGCAAGAAGATGCCGTCGCTGGTCGATTCCGCGCAGGCCGGTGCGGCCGAGGCGCTCTACGGCATCGGCGCCACCCTGACCCGCCGCGGCGGTGAGGATCTCGCGCTGGTCTATCTCCAACTCGCGCTCTATCTCCAGCCCACGCATCCGCTGGCCTTGCTTTCGCTCGCCGACCTCTATGAATCGGTGAAGCGGCCGCAGATGGCGATCAAGATCTATGAGCGCGTGCCGTCGTCCTCGCCCCTGAAGCGCAACGCGCAGATCCAGCTCGCTATTGACCTTGATTCCGCCGACCGCACCGACGAGGCGATCAAGATCCTCAAGGGCGTGACCGCCGAGGACTCCAAGGATCTCGAAGCCATCATGGCACTTGGCAATCTCGAGCGCGGCCGCAAGAAGTTCGGCGACTGCGGCGCGACCTATTCGCGGGGCATCGACGTGCTGCCGGCCGGCAACGACAAGGCCAACAGCGTCTGGTACTACTACCGCGGCATCTGCGAGGAGCGCACCAAAGAGTGGGGCAAGGCCGAAGCCGACATGAAGAAGGCGCTCGAGCTGCAGCCCGACCAGCCGCATGTCCTCAACTATCTCGGCTATTCCTGGATCGACCAGGGCGTGAACCTCGACGAAGGCATGAAGATGATCAAGCGTGCCGTCGAGCAGCGGCCCGACGACGGCTACATCGTCGATTCCCTCGGCTGGGCCTATTACCGCATCGGCAATTACGAAGAGGCGGTGAAGAACCTCGAGCGCGCGATCGACCTCAAGCCTGAGGATCCCACCATTAACGACCATCTCGGCGACGCCTACTGGCGCGTCGGCCGCACGCTGGAGGCAAAATTCCAGTGGGCGCATGCGCGCGATCTCAAGCCCGAGCCGGACGATCTGCCGAAGATAGAGGCCAAGATCGCCAACGGCATGACCGATGACAATTCGAACTCTTCGGCCGCGCAGGCGGACAAGAAGAAGGACGACGGCAAGGGCGGTTGATCCGAGTCACTGGGGGCATATCGCCGATGCCGGCGTTGGTTGAAGAAGGGCGCGCGAAGGTCAATCTGAGCCTTCGCGTGGTCGGCCGTCGCGCCGACGGCT
This portion of the Bradyrhizobium diazoefficiens genome encodes:
- a CDS encoding electron transfer flavoprotein-ubiquinone oxidoreductase → MSTEELPPRESMEFDVVIVGAGPSGLAAAIRLKQINADLNVVVVEKGSEVGAHILSGAVIDPAGLDKLIPDWREDSDCPLKTEVKDDRFYWMTTGSAIKLPNFIMPPLMDNHHCYIGSLGNVCRWLARKAEALGVEIYPGFAATEVLFDEQGAVKGIATGDMGVGRDGKPKDSFTRGMELLGKYTLFAEGARGSLTKQLINKFALDAKSEPAKFGIGLKEVWQIDPAKHQKGMIQHSFGWPLDLKTGGGSFLYHYDDNLVAVGFVVHLNYDDPYLSPFDEFQRFKTHPSIRGTFEGAKRLAYGARAITEGGYQSVPKLTFPGGALVGCAAGFVNVPRIKGVHNAMGTGMLAAEHVAAALAADRANDEIIDYENAWRSSSVGKDLFLVRNVKPLWSKFGTLLGVALGGFDMWFNTLFGASLFGTQSHAKPDRATLDPAKQHAPKNYPKPDGKITFDKLSSVFLSNTNHEEDQPVHLRVADMNLQKMSEHDVFAGPSNRYCPAGVYEWVEEGGSPRYQINAQNCVHCKTCDVKDPNGNITWVPPEGGGGPNYEAM
- a CDS encoding tetratricopeptide repeat protein, with translation MFSNRFNRWTAAAIALAGSAIVAVPGAVLAQTPDHPADTAAQFPTRNDLKALTTAGSYLAARHASVERDATSAAAFYRSALRTDPKNNELLDRAFISSVGDGDIEEAVKLAERILAIDKTNRVARLVVGVHDLKLKKYPSAQSNINQSIRGPITDLVATLLSGWAAYGAGDAKGAVATIDKLAGPEWYPLFKDLHAGMILENAGKEKDAGTRFERAYKLDDSMLRVSEAYARWLSRNKDAASATAIYEAFDKKLARHPLIVEGLRETKAGKKMPSLVDSAQAGAAEALYGIGATLTRRGGEDLALVYLQLALYLQPTHPLALLSLADLYESVKRPQMAIKIYERVPSSSPLKRNAQIQLAIDLDSADRTDEAIKILKGVTAEDSKDLEAIMALGNLERGRKKFGDCGATYSRGIDVLPAGNDKANSVWYYYRGICEERTKEWGKAEADMKKALELQPDQPHVLNYLGYSWIDQGVNLDEGMKMIKRAVEQRPDDGYIVDSLGWAYYRIGNYEEAVKNLERAIDLKPEDPTINDHLGDAYWRVGRTLEAKFQWAHARDLKPEPDDLPKIEAKIANGMTDDNSNSSAAQADKKKDDGKGG